The following proteins come from a genomic window of Paenibacillus sp. CAA11:
- the yedE gene encoding selenium metabolism membrane protein YedE/FdhT, whose translation MKKLYSMWFGSYWSPYLVMSLAGILSAVYFGITNTVWAVTGEFTRLGGHILEFFGVDVSGWAYFGLVHMNGTTWTRTDGWIVWGMFAGALITILLSGNFKIRLPRQKRRYVQGFAGGIIAGFGARMALGCNLAAFFTGVPQFSLHSWIFIMATAAGTFLGAKLVNTKWWKGKPVLRKGTAVPSVKQGKTRQPLLGAILALVYGGVVVYFYVDGRIMLGTAALFGAAFGILIERGQICFTSAFRDLWISGRATMTKAITIGMAVSSVATLIIILVHGMDPITKIAAPSTLIGGLLFGLGIVMAGGCETGMMYRLMEGQVVFLPVFVGNIIGATSLAYAWDHMGVYNLLVKSGSPVNLITVMGPAAALIVTLLVLGVGFAIASYWQKNYRFGVGFKKGDVTHER comes from the coding sequence GTGAAAAAGTTATATTCAATGTGGTTTGGAAGTTATTGGAGCCCCTATCTGGTTATGTCTCTGGCTGGGATTCTGAGCGCAGTCTATTTCGGTATTACCAATACGGTATGGGCTGTGACCGGTGAGTTTACCCGGCTGGGAGGGCATATTCTGGAGTTTTTCGGGGTAGATGTATCTGGCTGGGCTTATTTCGGTTTGGTTCACATGAACGGAACAACCTGGACGCGGACCGATGGCTGGATCGTATGGGGGATGTTTGCTGGAGCCTTGATTACAATTCTCCTAAGCGGTAATTTTAAGATTCGATTGCCAAGACAGAAACGGCGGTATGTACAGGGGTTTGCTGGCGGAATTATTGCCGGCTTCGGAGCTCGTATGGCTCTGGGCTGCAATCTTGCAGCCTTTTTTACCGGAGTGCCTCAATTCTCGCTCCATTCCTGGATTTTTATTATGGCAACGGCTGCAGGGACTTTCTTGGGGGCCAAGCTGGTCAACACCAAGTGGTGGAAAGGCAAGCCTGTCTTGAGAAAGGGCACTGCCGTGCCGTCAGTGAAGCAGGGGAAGACCCGGCAGCCGCTCCTGGGCGCGATTTTGGCTCTTGTCTACGGGGGGGTGGTCGTCTATTTCTATGTTGATGGCCGGATTATGCTGGGGACAGCTGCTCTCTTTGGGGCTGCATTCGGTATTTTGATAGAACGTGGACAAATCTGCTTCACTTCTGCCTTTCGCGATCTGTGGATCAGCGGCCGGGCTACGATGACGAAGGCGATTACTATTGGTATGGCGGTTAGTTCTGTCGCTACGCTGATCATTATTCTTGTTCATGGCATGGATCCGATTACGAAAATTGCCGCCCCGAGCACCTTGATCGGCGGTCTGCTGTTCGGCTTGGGGATTGTTATGGCCGGTGGCTGTGAGACCGGTATGATGTACCGACTGATGGAAGGACAGGTCGTCTTTTTGCCTGTGTTTGTTGGAAATATTATCGGCGCCACTTCTTTGGCATATGCATGGGATCACATGGGGGTATATAATCTTCTTGTGAAGAGTGGCTCGCCTGTGAACCTCATCACTGTCATGGGGCCGGCGGCTGCATTGATTGTTACCCTGCTTGTACTTGGCGTCGGATTTGCGATTGCTTCGTACTGGCAAAAAAATTACCGCTTTGGCGTTGGATTCAAGAAAGGTGATGTTACACATGAACGTTGA
- the yedF gene encoding sulfurtransferase-like selenium metabolism protein YedF, giving the protein MNVDLTLDLRGESCPYPVIYTLETLQEMKKGETLQVISDCSSAFRNVPEEVVKHGYTMAQEPVKNGPEFSLFIQV; this is encoded by the coding sequence ATGAACGTTGATTTGACATTAGACCTACGGGGTGAATCTTGCCCTTATCCAGTCATCTACACCCTCGAGACACTGCAAGAGATGAAGAAGGGAGAGACCCTCCAGGTGATTTCAGACTGTTCTTCTGCATTTCGGAACGTTCCGGAGGAAGTTGTGAAGCACGGTTATACCATGGCACAGGAGCCGGTCAAGAACGGTCCTGAATTCAGCCTGTTTATCCAAGTGTAA